The following is a genomic window from Bacteroidia bacterium.
CGATCCGTCGGCGTCGCGGGATATTCTCGCCATTTTCGACCGCGTGAACCGCAGGGGTACGGCCATCATTATGGCCACGCATGATTACAGTCTCCTCGCGCAGCGGCCGGGGCGGGTGATCAAAATCCAGAACAGAAATTTTTACGACGTTGTCTGACACGCGACACGTGCAGCCCGGATTTTTGGCGCCGGAGGAAGTGCCGCTTCACGCCTATCAGATCGCGGACACCGATTTTGTGGTGTGCGATGTCGAGACCACCGGCTTGTCGCCTGAGCGCAATCGTCTGACCGAAATCGCATTGGTCAGAATTCGCGGGGGCGAGATCGTGGATCGCTATTCCTCCCTCATCAATCCCCGGCAGTTCATTCCTCCCGAAATCACCCGCCTGACCGGCATCAGCAATGAGATGGTGTACGCCGCGCCGGAGGCGACGGAGGTCCTGCCGGTGGTCAAACGTTTTATCGGCGACGCGGTGTTCGTCGGACACAATGTACGCTTCGATCGTTCCTTCGTGGATGCTTCGCTGTTGCGTATCGGAGGAGCAGCCCTGCAATCACCTATGCTCTGTACGGCACGTCTCGCACGGCGGCTGATGCCCAAGAAATCGCGGGCGTCGCTCGGCGTTCTTGCCGCGCAGTACGGCATCCGCATCAACAACCGGCACCGCGCGGGTGGAGATGCCGAGGCCACCGCCCGCTTGCTGCTGTTGTTCCTGAATACCCTCGAAGAAGAATTTGATATCACGGAACTCGGCGACGTACTTTCGTTTCAGAACAGGCAGATTTATCGCATTACGGGTGCTCCGAAGTACTACACGAGACTGGAACAGCAGCTTGCCGAGCTGCCGCATACGCCGGGAGTGTATTTTTTTCATGGGAAAAAGGGCGAAATACTGTATATCGGCAAGGCGCGTAATCTGAAACAGCGTGTCAGTTCGTACTTCTATCACAATATCGGTCACACGGAAAAAATCCGGCGCCTGCTCCGTTCCGTACACGGCATTTCATGGAAACAGACGGAAACGGAGCTCTCCGCGTTGCTCAGCGAATCGCGTCTGATCAAACAACATCAGCCCGATTA
Proteins encoded in this region:
- a CDS encoding DEDD exonuclease domain-containing protein, which produces MSDTRHVQPGFLAPEEVPLHAYQIADTDFVVCDVETTGLSPERNRLTEIALVRIRGGEIVDRYSSLINPRQFIPPEITRLTGISNEMVYAAPEATEVLPVVKRFIGDAVFVGHNVRFDRSFVDASLLRIGGAALQSPMLCTARLARRLMPKKSRASLGVLAAQYGIRINNRHRAGGDAEATARLLLLFLNTLEEEFDITELGDVLSFQNRQIYRITGAPKYYTRLEQQLAELPHTPGVYFFHGKKGEILYIGKARNLKQRVSSYFYHNIGHTEKIRRLLRSVHGISWKQTETELSALLSESRLIKQHQPDYNTQLKRYRRYPFIRISVQDDWPRVDWCYDIRDDGAEYFGPFRSRFAVEDALDSINKLFGLRECGGTIRPDPAINPCLYYDIKRCAAPCAALVSREEYAREVGDVMRFMQGEHDEVMLRFRDRMKTKSDALDFEGAAVLRDRISALERMIRQQRVMVHSVRKQNLAIVTLARGSNVEVHFIKGGMLAAQFLVDQKRMVKKDLLDALRDIYAGRQTELFGGRIEDIDEMRIIASWCLTRRDESTYVDIDTFPKSDDALEPLCDTIRNAGMMITEDSDSASGELGA